One Silene latifolia isolate original U9 population chromosome 4, ASM4854445v1, whole genome shotgun sequence DNA segment encodes these proteins:
- the LOC141652135 gene encoding auxin-binding protein ABP19a-like: MELITKPIIFIIFSLLISLSSASVVDFCVADFNFPVGPAGFPCKNPANLSVNDFVFSGLGVAGNTSNIFNVAVTSANDNSFPGVNGLGISMARLDIGVGGVVPLHTHRASEVIIVIHGTIIAGFIASDNTVYFKTLNKGDVMIFPQSLLHFQVNIGKNQALAFVSLNSAHAGFQFTSASLGGNDLPTEIIEKITLLDSQQIKTLKNVFGGTN; this comes from the coding sequence ATGGAGCTAATAACCAAACCAATCATTTTCATAATATTTTCGCTTCTTATATCACTATCATCAGCTAGTGTAGTCGATTTTTGCGTAGCAGATTTCAACTTTCCAGTCGGACCAGCAGGGTTCCCTTGTAAAAACCCGGCTAACCTATCAGTCAATGACTTTGTATTCTCAGGCTTGGGTGTAGCCGGAAACACATCTAACATATTCAATGTCGCCGTAACCTCAGCAAACGACAACTCGTTTCCTGGGGTAAATGGCTTAGGCATTTCAATGGCGAGACTAGACATAGGCGTAGGAGGGGTCGTCCCATTGCACACACACCGAGCGTCTGAGGTTATCATAGTCATTCATGGGACCATCATTGCCGGGTTCATTGCATCCGATAACACTGTGTATTTTAAGACGTTGAATAAGGGTGACGTTATGATATTTCCGCAAAGTTTACTTCATTTCCAAGTTAATATTGGTAAAAATCAGGCTCTCGCATTTGTGAGCTTGAATAGTGCTCATGCTGGTTTTCAGTTTACCTCTGCTTCTTTGGGTGGAAATGATCTTCCTACTGAAATTATTGAAAAAATTACGTTGTTGGATAGTCAACAAATAAAAACTTTGAAGAATGTTTTTGGTGGTACTAATTAA